A genomic segment from Amygdalobacter nucleatus encodes:
- a CDS encoding ABC transporter ATP-binding protein, with the protein MAVAIQIKDVMKKYEDNVVIPNLSLSIKAGELFTLLGPSGCGKTTLLRMIAGFNTVEDGTISFDDKVINDLPVYKRNFGMVFQNYAIFPNMTVYQNIEYGLKNKNLSKEEIKSRVQKIMKVVQIEQYQDRYPNKLSGGQQQRVALARAIVVNPQVLLMDEPLSNLDAKLRVEMREAISDIQKKIGITTVYVTHDQEEALSVSDRIAVMKKGVIQQVASPTTIYTRPYNTFVANFIGQSNSFDAEVIAYDNNVATVKLETGLVTEISNVVQCKVGKKVLVYVRPEEFIIRNNSDQCMHAKIVVKRFLGKYMQYVLDVGISHDIEMTIDISSLEHVYDVGEEIYLDLKRTKINLFDQSTLTTLILGGANEKQA; encoded by the coding sequence ATGGCTGTTGCAATTCAGATTAAGGATGTTATGAAAAAATATGAAGACAATGTGGTAATACCAAATTTGTCTTTATCTATCAAAGCAGGTGAATTGTTTACCTTACTTGGACCATCAGGTTGTGGCAAAACGACTTTGCTAAGAATGATAGCGGGCTTTAATACAGTAGAAGATGGAACAATTTCGTTTGATGATAAAGTTATTAATGATTTGCCTGTTTATAAGCGTAACTTTGGCATGGTTTTTCAAAATTATGCTATCTTCCCAAATATGACAGTATATCAGAATATTGAGTATGGTTTAAAGAATAAGAACTTAAGTAAGGAAGAAATCAAAAGCCGTGTTCAAAAAATCATGAAGGTCGTGCAAATTGAACAGTATCAAGATCGTTACCCAAATAAATTGTCTGGAGGTCAGCAACAACGAGTTGCATTAGCAAGAGCTATTGTGGTTAATCCACAAGTATTGCTTATGGATGAGCCATTATCAAATCTTGATGCTAAGTTAAGAGTAGAGATGCGTGAGGCTATTTCTGATATACAAAAGAAGATAGGTATAACTACAGTTTATGTTACACATGATCAAGAGGAAGCTTTATCTGTATCTGATCGTATCGCTGTAATGAAAAAAGGTGTGATTCAACAAGTTGCTAGTCCAACAACGATATATACACGACCATATAACACTTTTGTTGCTAATTTTATTGGTCAGAGTAATAGTTTTGATGCTGAGGTTATTGCTTACGATAATAATGTTGCAACTGTTAAATTAGAAACAGGTTTAGTGACAGAGATTTCTAATGTTGTACAATGCAAAGTTGGCAAAAAAGTTTTGGTGTATGTACGTCCAGAAGAATTCATTATCCGTAATAATTCAGATCAATGTATGCATGCTAAAATTGTTGTTAAGCGCTTCTTAGGCAAGTATATGCAGTATGTTTTAGATGTAGGAATTTCTCATGACATAGAGATGACGATTGATATAAGTTCCTTAGAGCATGTTTATGATGTGGGCGAGGAAATATATTTAGATTTGAAGCGAACGAAGATTAATTTATTTGATCAATCGACACTAACCACTTTAATTTTAGGAGGAGCAAATGAAAAACAAGCTTAG
- a CDS encoding extracellular solute-binding protein, which yields MKKNLKRVISSGLAVFMSFSLVACNTATNKGNEKGQTKGSEAANGSKDSLVLYTSTSAAEYECVVGEFNKKYPNIKVEIVSAGTGEMASRIKAEKDAPYGDVMMGGGATIYNSIKECLEPYKSSELENIHSEFIPEGNLYTPTYITVNSIIVNKKLIKDLGVEVDGWASLLDEKLKGKIAFANPADSGSALEAVVNMLAAMKTGDDVNSGYDYVSKFVANLDHKFSSGSSGAYKSVVEGEYPVGICNEDKTISYMNQGADVYAVYPKEGVTLRTSNIALIKNGKNSENAKKFIDFVVSKECQSITEKVVNTRPVRKDVELTTKGRLKTEELKAVAYPNVKSKEVKAKFQAIVVDAK from the coding sequence ATGAAAAAGAACTTAAAGCGAGTCATTTCATCTGGCTTAGCTGTTTTTATGAGTTTTTCATTAGTTGCATGTAATACTGCAACTAATAAGGGGAATGAGAAAGGCCAAACTAAAGGTTCCGAAGCTGCTAATGGTTCGAAGGATAGTTTAGTTTTGTACACATCAACAAGTGCAGCAGAATATGAGTGTGTTGTTGGAGAGTTTAATAAAAAATATCCTAATATAAAAGTTGAAATTGTTAGTGCTGGTACTGGTGAAATGGCAAGCCGTATAAAGGCTGAAAAAGATGCTCCATACGGTGATGTTATGATGGGTGGTGGTGCCACTATATACAATAGTATTAAAGAGTGCTTAGAACCCTATAAGAGTAGCGAACTTGAGAATATTCATAGCGAGTTTATACCAGAAGGTAATTTATACACACCTACATATATTACAGTCAATTCAATTATTGTTAATAAGAAGTTGATAAAAGATTTAGGTGTTGAAGTAGATGGTTGGGCTTCATTACTTGACGAAAAGTTAAAAGGAAAAATAGCTTTTGCTAATCCGGCTGATTCAGGGTCTGCTTTAGAAGCTGTTGTTAATATGTTAGCCGCAATGAAAACAGGTGATGATGTGAACAGTGGATATGATTATGTTAGCAAGTTTGTAGCTAACTTGGATCATAAGTTTTCTTCTGGATCTTCAGGTGCATATAAGTCTGTTGTAGAAGGGGAGTATCCTGTAGGTATTTGTAATGAGGATAAGACTATTTCTTACATGAATCAAGGAGCGGATGTGTATGCTGTTTATCCTAAAGAAGGTGTTACATTACGTACAAGTAATATTGCTTTGATTAAAAATGGTAAAAATTCAGAAAATGCTAAGAAATTTATTGATTTTGTTGTTTCTAAAGAATGCCAATCAATTACTGAAAAAGTTGTAAATACACGTCCAGTGAGAAAAGATGTCGAATTGACAACTAAGGGAAGGCTAAAAACAGAGGAGCTAAAAGCAGTTGCTTATCCTAATGTTAAATCAAAGGAAGTTAAGGCTAAGTTCCAAGCAATTGTTGTAGATGCTAAATGA
- a CDS encoding ABC transporter permease, protein MKNKLRIDFWTLVGLFSLIFFGMFLVIPIIRMMIYALTSAETGSISLDNFVRFITKPYYVGALLNSVKVVTAAMIIVILVGVPLAYITTMFKIKANKLVNIIVIISMLSPPFLGAYSWILMFGRSGEVTQFLERNFGIGMPNIYGFGGILLVFVTKLFPYIYMYTKGALKKIDASLGEAAESLGYHGLHKVFKVNLPLVMPTILAGATIVFLRAFADYGTPRLIGEGYMTLPVIVYQEYVSETGANAFFASAVAMVMIFIAAIVFGIQQYISNRKNYTMSTLNPPQPKQLKGIANILAHLYVYTVAFIAILPQIYIIFISFRNTKGVMWAEGYSLNSYITVFTKSLFSITNTFKFGIIAIIVVVILGTLFAYLTVRKPGILSKILDTFIMFPYVIPGTIFGLLLLMSYNKGSIVLSGTATIIIISYIIRRMPYTVRSSAAILRQINPNIDEASASLGYGPMSTFFNITMQVMIPGIVSGAILSWITILNELSSTLMLYTGKTQTMTVTIFQEISRGGYGTAAALSTILTVTMIVSILLFFSLTKSDDISL, encoded by the coding sequence ATGAAAAACAAGCTTAGGATTGATTTCTGGACCTTGGTTGGATTGTTTTCGTTGATCTTCTTCGGAATGTTTTTGGTTATACCTATCATTAGAATGATGATTTATGCGTTAACTTCAGCTGAAACTGGTTCTATTTCACTAGATAACTTTGTTAGGTTTATTACGAAGCCGTATTATGTCGGAGCTTTATTAAATAGTGTTAAAGTTGTGACAGCGGCTATGATAATAGTTATTTTGGTTGGTGTTCCATTAGCCTATATAACTACGATGTTCAAAATTAAGGCGAATAAATTGGTCAATATAATCGTCATTATATCTATGTTATCACCTCCTTTCTTAGGCGCTTATTCCTGGATATTGATGTTTGGCCGTTCTGGTGAAGTTACTCAATTCTTGGAAAGAAACTTTGGCATTGGTATGCCTAATATATATGGATTTGGTGGTATTTTACTAGTATTTGTGACGAAGTTATTCCCTTATATCTATATGTATACAAAAGGAGCTTTAAAGAAAATTGATGCTTCACTTGGAGAAGCTGCCGAGAGTTTGGGTTACCATGGCTTACATAAGGTATTTAAAGTTAATTTACCTTTAGTTATGCCAACAATTTTAGCGGGTGCAACGATTGTGTTTTTACGTGCTTTTGCTGACTATGGTACACCACGCTTAATCGGTGAAGGATATATGACGTTACCTGTTATTGTTTATCAAGAGTATGTTAGTGAGACAGGAGCTAATGCATTTTTCGCATCTGCTGTAGCCATGGTAATGATTTTCATAGCAGCGATTGTTTTTGGTATTCAGCAATATATCTCTAATCGAAAAAATTATACTATGAGTACACTTAATCCTCCTCAACCAAAACAATTGAAAGGTATAGCAAATATTTTGGCTCACCTTTATGTTTATACTGTTGCGTTTATTGCTATTTTACCGCAGATCTATATTATTTTTATTTCGTTTAGAAACACAAAGGGTGTTATGTGGGCTGAAGGTTATAGCTTGAATAGTTATATAACAGTTTTTACCAAATCCTTGTTCTCTATTACCAATACATTCAAGTTTGGTATAATCGCTATCATTGTTGTAGTAATTTTAGGAACATTATTTGCTTATCTTACTGTAAGAAAACCAGGAATTTTGTCTAAGATACTTGATACGTTTATCATGTTTCCATACGTTATACCGGGTACAATTTTTGGTTTACTTTTGCTTATGAGTTATAACAAGGGATCGATCGTATTATCAGGAACTGCAACGATAATCATCATCTCTTACATAATTAGAAGAATGCCTTATACCGTGCGATCAAGTGCAGCTATACTAAGACAAATTAATCCTAATATTGACGAGGCATCTGCAAGTTTGGGCTATGGGCCTATGTCCACATTCTTTAATATTACGATGCAGGTAATGATTCCAGGCATAGTTTCTGGTGCGATCTTATCGTGGATTACTATTTTGAATGAATTGTCGTCAACTTTGATGTTGTATACGGGTAAAACACAGACCATGACTGTAACTATTTTTCAAGAAATTAGTAGAGGTGGTTATGGTACAGCGGCTGCTCTTTCAACAATTTTGACCGTGACAATGATTGTTTCCATTTTATTGTTCTTTAGTCTGACAAAATCGGACGATATTAGTTTGTAA